A part of Astyanax mexicanus isolate ESR-SI-001 chromosome 2, AstMex3_surface, whole genome shotgun sequence genomic DNA contains:
- the sv2 gene encoding synaptic vesicle glycoprotein 2B has translation MSRRNPADSPGGEDREPLLGERTARHDSRYDDDPPDFTDDQNSVQPKLSYEEAVEEAGFGLFHGLLLLVCGWANASDAVEILCVSFLLPTARCDLQLSSADMGLLTASIFLGMMLGGYMWGYLADLRGRQRVLVISLAVNGTFGAVASLAPSFWLFLLLRFFSGVGVGGSIPVIFSYFSEFQPKMRRGAMISALATFWMAGNILAAGAAWLVIPRTFLHVDLGWLDFQSWRVFVVLCSIPSLTSAFIFRLAMPESPRFLMEAGMEKEALAVFQQMYRLNHRGSRKPFPMCRLVNPKDGENTGEPLRMHRWYQHVTHFLKQGLSPIRQLFIGPLISRSIALLVIFYSISFGYYGLWMWFPELFRRAEDGGSPCANMSQPQNLRNESCYPVKTAVYMEGFVTAASNLPGNIFTILLMDTVGGKILLSGSLLLSSASVFLIYVVKTKSQSLIMSCVFSGVSVISWNALDVVGTELYPTQLRSSALGFFTGVGRVAAIMGNVVFGQLVDSNCAVPILLVSVLLLAGGLAALRLPGTKQMDLT, from the exons ATGTCTCGGAGGAATCCTGCAGACTCCCCGGGAGGAGAGGACAGAGAGCCGCTGCTCGGAGAAAGAACGGCGAGGCACGACTCGCGATACGACG ATGATCCTCCAGACTTCACTGATGACCAAAACAGTGTACAGCCAAAGCTGAGCTATGAGGAGGCAGTTGAAGAAGCAG GCTTCGGGCTGTTCCATGGCTTGCTGTTGCTGGTGTGTGGCTGGGCCAATGCCAGCGATGCGGTAGAGATACTGTGCGTGTCCTTCTTACTGCCCACGGCCCGCTGTGACTTGCAGCTCAGCTCTGCAGATATGGGATTACTCACTGCCAGTATATTCCTCG GAATGATGCTGGGAGGGTATATGTGGGGGTATCTGGCTGATCTGAGAGGACGTCAGAGGGTGCTGGTCATCTCGCTGGCAGTGAACGGAACATTTGGTGCGGTGGCTAGTTTAGCCCCGAGCTTCTGGTTGTTCCTGCTGTTGCGGTTCTTCAGTGGAGTAGG GGTGGGCGGATCCATCCCAGTTATCTTCTCCTACTTTTCTGAGTTCCAGCCGAAGATGCGTAGAGGGGCCATGATCAGCGCTCTGGCCACTTTCTGGATGGCTGGAAACATTTTAGCTGCAG GTGCTGCCTGGTTGGTCATCCCCAGGACATTTCTGCATGTTGATCTGGGCTGGTTGGACTTCCAGAGTTGGAGGGTGTTTGTGGTGCTGTGTTCCATCCCCAGCCTCACCTCAGCATTTATCTTCAGACTGGCCATGCCAGAGAGCCCCCGCTTCCTCATGGAG GCTGGCATGGAGAAGGAGGCACTTGCAGTGTTCCAGCAGATGTACAGACTCAACCACAGGGGAAGCCGCAAACCCTTTCCT atGTGTAGGCTTGTTAACCCTAAAGATGGTGAGAATACTGGTGAACCACTGAGAATGCATAGATGGTATCAGCATGTGACCCATTTTCTTAAACAG GGTCTTTCTCCAATCAGACAGCTGTTTATTGGGCCTTTGATCTCCAGAAGCATTGCCCTGCTAGTCATTTTCTACAGCATATCATTTGG GTATTATGGTTTGTGGATGTGGTTTCCTGAGCTTTTCAGGAGAGCTGAAGATGGAGGTTCTCCATGTGCCAATATGTCTCAACCCCAAAACCTGAGGAATGAAAGCTGCTATCCAGTGAAAACTGCAG TGTACATGGAGGGCTTTGTGACTGCGGCCTCTAACCTGCCTGGGAACATCTTCACTATCCTGCTAATGGACACAGTGGGAGGCAAGATCCTACTGT cggGGAGTCTGCTGTTGTCCAGTGCGAGTGTGTTCCTGATTTATGTGGTGAAGACTAAAAGCCAGAGTCTCATAATGTCTTGTGTGTTCAGCGGTGTGTCAGTCATCTCCTGGAACGCCCTGGATGTAGTGGGCACTGAGCTTTACCCCACACAGTTACG CTCCTCTGCACTGGGCTTCTTCACTGGAGTGGGCCGAGTTGCTGCGatcatgggaaatgtagtttttggccAGCTGGTGGACTCTAACTGTGCCGTGCCTATATTGCTGGTTTCAGTCCTGTTGCTGGCTGGAGGTCTAGCAGCTCTACGGCTACCTGGAACCAAACAGATGGACttaacatga
- the snx1a gene encoding sorting nexin-1a: protein MKMAASSERSPPPFPESEEQELEPDLEDEDSDEGADIFTGGMLSDVVMDPPLPTSASEPAKDIFSDAPADSFNDPLNKTSAEPEKTESTGLSKAQVVSLVDKAADDEDLFSDPLGESAAAPVTDTKSAPLLDLGEEPPKSDVTEKTASAAVKEDVSAEVHKASQNDVVSKPQKDIFEEPLKGTVKEPATDVFSEPTGGAAAVNKPARADLFGDDDEEDLFKEPLGAVTKKPQVPLFTEEPNDIFTEAKAGSKAPSDLFTEETFTAPSAAAAAKPSVNTGSKTNGLHSDEEDLFAEATVELSLDSPHNDKRKREAAKPSVPASTLSSSASTSKPQPKTLEELEEEENEDKFDLNISVTNPEKVGDGMNAYMAYKVSTQTTLSMFRSKQFVVRRRFSDFLGLYEKLSEKHAQNGYIVPPPPEKSILGMTKVKVGKEDPSSAEFVERRRAALERYLQRVVCHPSLLQDPDVREFLEKEELPRAVGTQALSGAGFLKMINKATDAVSKMTIKMNESDVWFEEKLQEVESEDQQLRKLHAMVDSLVIHRKELSMNTAMFAKSVAMLGSSEDNTALSRALSQLAEVEDRIEQLHQDQASNDFFIFAELLADYIRLLGAVRACFDQRMKAWQRWQDAQNMLQKKRETEAKLLWANKPDKLQQAKDEIVEWEAKVSQYERDFERVSATVRKEVIRYEKEKTRDFKKQIIRYLESLLQSQQQLIKYWEAFLPEAKAIA from the exons ATGAAGATGGCGGCCAGTTCAGAGCGGAGTCCCCCTCCCTTTCCCGAGTCCGAGGAGCAGGAACTGGAGCCCGACTTAGAGGATGAGGACAGCGATGAAGGCGCGGATATTTTCACAGGCGGT ATGCTCTCCGACGTGGTAATGGATCCTCCTCTTCCTACAAGTGCCAGTGAACCTGCTAAAGACATCTTCAGTGATGCCCCAGCAGATTCCTTCAACGACCCACTGAACAAGACAAGTGCAGAACCAGAGAAGACAGAGAGTACAGGGCTCAGTAAAGCTCAAGTTGTGTCCCTTGTGGACAAGGCAGCTGACGACGAGGATCTGTTCAGTGACCCCTTAGGAGAGTCTGCAGCTGCTCCAGTGACTGACACAAAAAGTGCCCCTTTACTGGACCTCGGTGAGGAACCGCCAAAGAGTGATGTCACCGAGAAGACAGCGAGTGCGGCTGTGAAGGAGGACGTCAGTGCTGAAGTCCACAAGGCATCTCAAAACGATGTTGTCAGTAAGCCTCAGAAGGACATTTTTGAGGAGCCCCTAAAAGGCACTGTCAAAGAACCGGCCACTGACGTTTTTAGTGAGCCCACAGGCGGCGCTGCAGCTGTAAATAAACCAGCGAGAGCTGACCTGTTTGGTGATGATGACGAAGAGGACCTGTTTAAGGAACCTCTGGGAGCGGTGACTAAAAAACCACAAGTGCCGCTCTTCACCGAGGAACCTAATGACATCTTCACAGAGGCAAAAGCAGGCAGTAAAGCCCCAAGTGATCTCTTCACGGAGGAAACCTTCACAGCCCCATCTGCAGCTGCGGCTGCGAAACCGAGCGTGAACACCGGCTCTAAAACTAACGGGTTGCACTCTGATGAGGAGGATCTGTTTGCAG AGGCCACGGTTGAGCTGTCTTTGGACAGTCCTCATAATGACAAAAGGAAGAGAGAAGCAGCGAAGCCGTCTGTGCCAGCCTCCACACTCTCATCCTCAGCCAGCACCTCCAAACCTCAGCCCAAAACACTAGAAGAG ctggaggaggaggagaatgagGACAAATTTGATTTGAACATTTCCGTTACAAACCCAGAGAAAGTTG GAGATGGTATGAATGCCTATATGGCTTACAAAGTCTCAACACAG ACCACGCTGTCCATGTTCCGAAGTAAGCAGTTTGTGGTGCGCAGACGCTTCAGTGATTTCCTTGGTCTGTATGAGAAACTATCAGAGAAACATGCACAGAATGGATACATTGTACCACCACCACCAGAGAAGAGCATTCTGG GAATGACCAAAGTGAAGGTTGGTAAAGAAGACCCCTCATCAGCAGAGTTTGTTGAGAGAAGGAGAGCTGCTCTAGAAAG GTACCTCCAGAGAGTCGTGTGTCACCCATCTCTGCTGCAGGACCCAGATGTGAGGGAGTTTTTAGAGAAGGAGGAG TTACCAAGAGCAGTTGGTACCCAAGCGCTTAGTGGAGCTGGATTCCTCAAGATGATCAACAAGGCTACAGATGCAGTGAGCAAGATGACCATAAAAATGAACGAGTCAGATGTT TGGTTTGAGGAGAAACTACAGGAGGTGGAAAGTGAGGACCAGCAGCTGAGGAAGCTGCATGCCATGGTGGACTCCCTTGTTATCCACAGGAAAG agTTGTCTATGAACACAGCAATGTTTGCCAAGAGTGTGGCGATGTTGGGCAGCTCAGAAGACAACACTGCACTATCCAGAGCTCTATCCCAGCTGGCTGAGGTGGAAGATCGTATTGAGCAGCTTCATCAGGACCAGGCCTCCAACGACTTCTTTATCTTTGCTGAGCTTCTTGctgactacatacgtctgctaggGGCTGTCCGG GCCTGCTTTGACCAGCGGATGAAGGCGTGGCAGCGATGGCAGGATGCTCAGAACATGCTGCAGAAGAAAAGAGAGACGGAAGCAAAACTACTGTGGGCCAACAAACCAGACAAACTGCAGCAGGCCAAGGACGAGATTGTTGAG TGGGAGGCCAAGGTCAGTCAGTATGAGCGAGACTTTGAGAGGGTTTCTGCCACCGTGCGCAAAGAAGTAATCAGATATGAG AAAGAGAAAACTCGGGATTTCAAGAAGCAAATTATTAGATATCTGGAGTCTCTGTTGCAATCACAGCAACAG CTGATAAAGTACTGGGAGGCATTTTTGCCAGAGGCAAAAGCAATCGCATGA